A window from Centropristis striata isolate RG_2023a ecotype Rhode Island chromosome 4, C.striata_1.0, whole genome shotgun sequence encodes these proteins:
- the LOC131970528 gene encoding putative nuclease HARBI1, translating to MLLGDPAYPLCNWIMKGYPEGGLSEDQRHFNYCLSRARMVIECSFGRLKSRWRCLSKWLDVDIMNVPYVITACCVLHNMCEVQGDVCEDQDVFEDNQEDAPEPMTESNDNTDNLVGPRRVREAVTRYFCEVSN from the exons ATGCTCCTCGGTGATCCAGCCTATCCTCTGTGTAACTGGATCATGAAGGGATACCCAGAGGGTGGGCTGTCAGAGGACCAACGCCACTTCAATTATTGCCTAAGCAGAGCCCGAATGGTGATTGAGTGTTCATTTGGAAGACTTAAGAGCAGATGGCGTTGCTTGAGCAAGTGGCTGGATGTGGACATCATGAATGTGCCTTATGTTATCACAG CTTGCTGTGTTCTACACAACATGTGTGAAGTCCAAGGGGATGTTTGTGAAGACCAGGATGTCTTTGAGGACAACCAGGAGGATGCACCAGAACCAATGACAGAGTCCAATGACAACACTGACAACCTCGTCGGGCCACGGAGAGTGAGGGAAGCAGTTACACGCTATTTCTGTGAAGTGTCTAACTAA